In Halorhabdus tiamatea SARL4B, a genomic segment contains:
- a CDS encoding class I SAM-dependent methyltransferase, translating into MSVGDAFDEWAEAGKDRGMEQRHWHTAKHALGRMPVEDGDVVLDLGCGSGYAARALRAAGGAGRAYGLDRSPQMAANAREYTDDAAVGFLVGDFQHLPFETDSVDHAFSMEAIYYAPDPVEALRELCRVLRSGGTFYCAVDYVADNPHTAEWDDYVDVEMTRWSRAAYREAFREAGFHVAEQEAIPDEEVEIPPAEAFPTEDFETREAMVEHYREHGTLLTVGVVP; encoded by the coding sequence ATGAGCGTCGGCGACGCCTTCGATGAGTGGGCCGAGGCAGGGAAGGATCGCGGCATGGAACAGCGTCACTGGCATACAGCCAAGCACGCACTCGGTCGGATGCCGGTCGAGGACGGCGACGTGGTCCTCGATCTGGGGTGTGGTAGCGGCTACGCCGCCCGCGCGCTCCGGGCGGCCGGTGGAGCCGGGCGCGCCTATGGGCTCGACCGCTCGCCACAGATGGCGGCCAATGCCCGCGAGTACACCGACGACGCGGCCGTCGGGTTCCTGGTCGGTGACTTCCAGCACCTGCCCTTCGAGACAGACAGCGTCGATCACGCCTTCTCGATGGAGGCGATCTACTACGCCCCCGACCCCGTGGAGGCGCTTCGGGAACTCTGTCGCGTGCTTCGCTCGGGGGGGACCTTTTACTGTGCGGTCGATTACGTCGCGGACAATCCCCACACCGCCGAGTGGGACGACTACGTCGACGTCGAGATGACTCGCTGGTCGCGGGCGGCGTACCGCGAGGCATTCCGGGAGGCCGGCTTCCACGTCGCCGAGCAGGAGGCCATTCCCGACGAGGAAGTCGAGATCCCGCCCGCCGAGGCGTTCCCGACCGAGGACTTCGAGACCCGTGAGGCGATGGTCGAACACTATCGGGAGCACGGCACGCTGCTGACTGTCGGCGTCGTGCCGTGA
- a CDS encoding daunorubicin resistance protein DrrA family ABC transporter ATP-binding protein — translation MDTIQVENLRKEFESVTAVDGVSFAVEEGEVFGLLGPNGAGKTTLINMLVTLLNPTDGSATVAGHDIVDERGAVRDSLGIVFQEPALDEELTGAENLAFHGRLYGMDAATRRARIDDVLDLVGLDAERDDPVSTYSGGMKRRLEIGRGLLHRPEVLFLDEPTVGLDARTRRDTWEYIQGLNDDSGVSIVLTTHYIEEAERLCDRVAIVDEGEIVAVDTPTTLKDDLGGDVVTMGVSGPVDGLLAELGDRPWVEEATRSDDSVRVVLERGETRIADLVRTADDVGVTIDAVEHHETSLEAVFLALTGSTIADAEGTADADTPDQPTAAASATDGEASDPGDTTRSEPAQPEGQS, via the coding sequence ATGGACACGATCCAGGTCGAGAACCTACGCAAGGAGTTCGAGTCAGTCACGGCCGTCGACGGCGTATCCTTCGCCGTCGAGGAGGGCGAGGTGTTCGGGCTACTCGGCCCGAACGGGGCGGGCAAGACCACGCTCATCAACATGCTCGTGACGTTGTTGAACCCGACCGACGGGTCGGCGACGGTCGCGGGACACGACATTGTCGACGAGCGCGGGGCGGTCCGGGACAGCCTCGGGATCGTCTTCCAGGAACCGGCCCTCGACGAGGAACTGACCGGCGCGGAGAACCTGGCGTTTCACGGCCGGCTCTACGGGATGGACGCCGCGACGCGTCGGGCCCGGATCGACGACGTCCTCGACCTGGTCGGCCTCGACGCGGAGCGTGACGATCCCGTCAGCACCTACTCGGGCGGGATGAAACGCCGCCTCGAGATCGGGCGCGGACTGCTGCATCGGCCCGAAGTGCTCTTCCTCGACGAGCCGACGGTCGGACTCGACGCCCGGACCCGCCGAGACACCTGGGAGTACATCCAGGGACTCAACGACGACTCCGGCGTCTCGATCGTGCTGACGACCCACTACATCGAGGAGGCCGAGCGCCTCTGTGACCGCGTCGCGATCGTCGACGAGGGCGAGATCGTCGCGGTGGACACCCCGACGACACTCAAAGACGACCTCGGCGGCGACGTCGTGACGATGGGGGTGTCGGGCCCGGTCGATGGGCTTCTGGCCGAACTGGGCGATCGCCCGTGGGTCGAAGAAGCGACCCGATCCGACGACAGCGTCCGGGTCGTCCTCGAACGTGGCGAGACCCGGATCGCCGATCTGGTCCGGACCGCCGACGACGTCGGAGTCACCATCGACGCGGTCGAACACCACGAGACGAGCCTGGAAGCCGTCTTCCTCGCGCTCACCGGGAGCACGATCGCGGACGCCGAAGGAACGGCGGACGCGGACACCCCGGACCAGCCAACCGCCGCCGCGAGCGCGACTGACGGCGAGGCGAGCGATCCCGGCGACACCACCCGATCCGAGCCGGCTCAGCCGGAGGGCCAATCGTGA
- a CDS encoding ABC transporter permease, protein MNRIDPLSIYALWLRDVKRFLRTPSRIIGSIALPLLFLLFLGTGFSGAAIPGLPEDVDYLQFLVPGMVGFTMLFGASFAGMSILSDQEVGFLKEILVAPVSRTSIVLGRIAGGSTTALVQAVLILVLAIPLGFRPVSLLSLPLAAVFLVGIAITFVGFGIALASQFNDTEGFGLIVNFVIFPLFFLSGAMFPIASLPEVIQPLAYLNPLTYGVDGLRAVLVGSAARSVAIDAGALLVSSIVMVQLGAALFERVESV, encoded by the coding sequence GTGAACCGCATCGACCCGCTGAGCATCTACGCGCTGTGGTTGCGGGACGTCAAGCGATTCCTCCGGACGCCTTCGCGGATCATCGGCTCGATCGCGCTCCCGCTTTTGTTCCTGCTCTTCCTGGGAACGGGCTTCAGCGGCGCGGCGATCCCCGGCCTCCCCGAAGACGTCGACTATCTCCAGTTCCTCGTCCCGGGGATGGTCGGCTTTACGATGCTGTTCGGTGCCTCCTTCGCGGGAATGTCGATCCTCTCGGATCAGGAGGTCGGGTTTTTGAAGGAGATCCTCGTCGCGCCGGTGAGCCGGACGTCGATCGTCCTCGGGCGGATCGCCGGCGGGTCGACCACCGCGCTCGTCCAGGCGGTCCTCATCCTCGTGCTCGCGATCCCGCTGGGCTTCCGGCCGGTCAGCCTGCTTTCGTTGCCACTGGCTGCGGTCTTCCTCGTCGGGATCGCGATTACCTTCGTCGGCTTCGGTATCGCGCTGGCTTCCCAGTTCAACGACACCGAAGGCTTTGGCCTCATCGTCAACTTCGTCATCTTCCCGCTGTTCTTCCTCTCGGGTGCGATGTTCCCGATCGCGAGTCTTCCCGAGGTGATCCAGCCACTGGCGTACCTCAACCCGCTGACCTACGGCGTCGACGGCCTCCGGGCGGTGCTGGTGGGCTCCGCCGCCAGATCCGTCGCGATAGACGCCGGTGCCCTCCTCGTCTCCTCGATCGTGATGGTCCAACTCGGCGCGGCGCTGTTCGAACGCGTCGAGTCAGTCTGA
- a CDS encoding GIY-YIG nuclease family protein, which translates to MTGVEADHYVYVLACADGSFYTGYTTDPERRVDEHNDGEGAKYTRGRTPVELVHLEGFETKSAAMSREYAIKQLSRADKETLVDTAHDSD; encoded by the coding sequence ATGACGGGAGTCGAGGCTGACCACTACGTCTACGTCCTCGCATGTGCGGACGGATCCTTCTACACCGGGTACACGACTGACCCTGAGCGCCGCGTCGACGAACACAACGACGGCGAGGGGGCGAAGTACACCCGTGGCCGAACGCCGGTCGAACTCGTCCATCTGGAGGGTTTCGAGACGAAATCGGCCGCGATGTCCCGCGAGTACGCGATCAAGCAACTGTCGCGTGCTGACAAGGAGACACTCGTCGACACCGCGCACGACTCAGACTGA
- a CDS encoding DUF7563 family protein, with the protein MPECDHCGAHVSDQFERVFADPDGRLRACPACSSRAGIAETARERAPEM; encoded by the coding sequence ATGCCCGAGTGCGATCACTGTGGCGCACACGTCTCCGATCAGTTCGAACGCGTCTTCGCGGACCCGGACGGTCGCTTGCGCGCCTGTCCCGCGTGCTCGTCGAGGGCCGGTATCGCCGAAACTGCCAGAGAGCGTGCGCCCGAAATGTGA
- the larB gene encoding nickel pincer cofactor biosynthesis protein LarB: MREILEALEDGNISVEAAEAELRGYASNDGGRFDAAREVRRGVPEAILGDGKTPAEVAALASTAVETTGRAIATRVTPEQAGAVRRRLAEDHPDATIRWRERSNVVVGHSPDFEPPRLDADVGIVTAGTSDAIPAGEAAAIVGEMGARVGRIDDVGVAGIARLLDRLDAIRAHDVIIVAAGREGALPTVVAGLVDVPVIGLPVSTGYGQGGDGEAAALGMLQSCTALTTVNVDAGFTAGAQAGLIARQLDDARGKHA; encoded by the coding sequence ATGCGAGAGATCCTCGAAGCCCTCGAAGACGGCAATATCAGCGTCGAGGCGGCGGAGGCCGAACTCCGTGGGTACGCGAGCAACGACGGGGGGCGATTTGACGCGGCGCGGGAAGTCCGCCGCGGCGTCCCGGAGGCGATCCTCGGCGACGGCAAGACGCCCGCCGAGGTCGCCGCACTCGCGTCGACGGCCGTCGAGACGACCGGGCGGGCGATCGCCACTCGCGTCACTCCCGAACAGGCCGGCGCAGTTCGTCGCCGACTCGCTGAAGACCACCCCGACGCGACGATCCGCTGGCGCGAGCGCTCGAACGTGGTGGTCGGCCATAGCCCCGACTTCGAACCGCCGCGACTCGACGCCGATGTCGGGATCGTTACCGCCGGGACCTCCGACGCGATCCCGGCCGGCGAGGCGGCCGCCATCGTCGGCGAGATGGGTGCTCGCGTCGGGCGCATCGACGACGTCGGTGTCGCCGGCATCGCCCGCCTGCTCGATCGCCTCGACGCGATCCGGGCCCACGACGTGATCATCGTCGCCGCCGGTCGGGAAGGCGCGTTGCCGACCGTGGTCGCCGGCCTGGTCGACGTCCCGGTGATCGGACTGCCGGTCTCGACGGGCTACGGCCAGGGTGGCGACGGCGAGGCGGCCGCCCTCGGGATGCTCCAGTCCTGTACCGCACTCACGACCGTCAACGTCGACGCCGGGTTCACCGCCGGTGCCCAGGCCGGACTGATCGCCCGCCAACTCGACGACGCTCGCGGCAAGCACGCCTGA
- a CDS encoding DNA-binding protein, which yields MADLIVKAAVKEELDDMNVASDFYAALDDEVEELLADAARRAEENDRKTVQPRDL from the coding sequence ATGGCAGACCTAATCGTCAAAGCCGCCGTCAAGGAAGAGCTCGATGACATGAACGTTGCCTCGGACTTCTACGCTGCCCTCGACGACGAGGTCGAGGAGCTGCTCGCCGACGCAGCGCGACGTGCCGAGGAGAACGACCGCAAGACCGTCCAGCCGCGCGACCTCTAA
- a CDS encoding DUF2270 domain-containing protein, translating into MSGPPEDFDPESPEEREVAGKAATDRSDFLSLMSHTYRGELGRTTSWRTRIDRTTNWAVVLTASLLTWAFSADTRPHYILLVGMGMLVVFLSIEARRYRIYDVWRSRVRLLEENVFANALDPNGTEQPNWRELLSVDLREPAIKTPLAEAVSRRLRRVYTPLLSVLLAAWLIRLTVFAGPMQGPIGAASVGSIPGEAVLVVVSGFYAVVIGLTVWPATRQAKGELHEEDNAEEWR; encoded by the coding sequence ATGTCTGGGCCCCCAGAAGATTTCGATCCCGAATCACCCGAAGAACGGGAAGTGGCGGGAAAGGCTGCCACCGACCGGTCCGACTTCCTCTCGTTGATGAGCCACACCTATCGGGGCGAACTCGGCCGGACGACGTCCTGGCGGACGCGTATCGACCGGACGACCAACTGGGCGGTCGTCCTGACTGCATCCCTGCTCACGTGGGCGTTCTCCGCAGATACCCGTCCCCATTACATCCTGCTGGTCGGTATGGGCATGCTGGTCGTCTTCCTGAGTATCGAGGCACGGCGGTACCGCATCTACGACGTCTGGCGATCACGGGTCCGGTTGCTCGAGGAGAACGTCTTCGCGAACGCACTCGACCCGAACGGGACCGAACAGCCGAACTGGCGAGAACTCCTGAGTGTGGACCTCCGGGAGCCGGCGATCAAAACGCCGCTAGCTGAAGCCGTTTCGCGCCGACTCAGACGGGTCTACACGCCACTTTTGTCCGTGTTACTCGCCGCCTGGCTGATTCGACTCACGGTGTTCGCCGGGCCCATGCAGGGACCCATCGGGGCCGCGTCGGTCGGCAGTATTCCGGGCGAGGCCGTCCTCGTCGTCGTCAGCGGGTTCTACGCCGTCGTGATCGGACTCACCGTCTGGCCGGCAACACGACAGGCCAAGGGCGAGCTCCACGAGGAGGACAACGCCGAGGAGTGGCGATGA
- the glmM gene encoding phosphoglucosamine mutase: MFGTSGIRGPVGETVTADLALSVGRALGIDAGRVVVGRDPRESGQFLLDALTAGLRETGTDVIDLGVAATPTVARAVRGKDGDAGVVITASHNPPADNGIKLWQPTTQAFDTARQETIADRIEAGEFDPAAWDELGTRRRQGHTEAHIEAILDAVEVASPPEVVVDLGNGAGQVSVDALTRLGSDVETLNAQPDGAFPGRPSEPTAENCASLTGLARETGRLGIAHDGDADRLRAVTEDGEFVGGDTLLAIFAREAADPGETVAAPVNTSLAVDDYLAAEDVDVVRTRVGDVSVAERASEPGVAFGGEPSGAWIWPAEALCPDGPLAAAKLVELAAERPLADRVADVETYPIHRDSVSVTEKAVVMEWVHEAVEDRYDDVTTLDGVRVDLGDAWFLIRASGTQPLVRITAEARDPDRATSVFEEAREIVSQAHE, translated from the coding sequence ATGTTCGGAACGAGCGGCATCCGCGGCCCGGTCGGCGAGACTGTCACCGCAGATCTGGCACTGTCGGTGGGACGCGCCCTCGGGATCGACGCCGGCCGCGTCGTCGTGGGTCGAGACCCGCGTGAGAGCGGCCAGTTCCTGCTGGACGCACTAACCGCGGGGCTTCGGGAAACCGGAACCGACGTGATCGACCTCGGCGTGGCAGCGACGCCGACGGTGGCACGTGCGGTTCGAGGCAAAGACGGCGACGCCGGCGTCGTGATCACCGCGAGTCACAATCCGCCAGCGGACAACGGTATCAAGCTCTGGCAGCCGACGACCCAGGCGTTCGACACGGCCCGCCAGGAAACCATCGCCGACCGGATCGAGGCAGGCGAGTTCGACCCTGCCGCGTGGGACGAACTCGGCACACGGCGTCGGCAGGGCCACACCGAAGCCCACATCGAGGCCATCCTCGACGCTGTCGAGGTCGCCTCGCCCCCAGAGGTCGTGGTCGATCTCGGTAACGGCGCGGGGCAAGTGAGCGTCGATGCGCTCACCCGGCTTGGGAGTGACGTCGAGACACTCAACGCCCAGCCCGACGGGGCCTTCCCGGGCCGCCCCAGCGAACCGACCGCGGAGAACTGTGCGTCCCTGACGGGCCTCGCTCGCGAGACTGGCCGACTCGGCATCGCCCACGACGGCGACGCCGATCGACTGCGCGCCGTCACCGAAGACGGCGAGTTCGTGGGCGGCGACACGCTCCTGGCGATCTTCGCTCGCGAAGCGGCCGATCCCGGCGAGACGGTCGCCGCCCCGGTCAACACCAGCCTCGCCGTCGATGACTATCTCGCGGCCGAGGACGTCGACGTGGTCCGGACGCGCGTCGGCGACGTCTCGGTCGCAGAACGGGCCAGTGAGCCGGGCGTCGCCTTCGGCGGCGAGCCCAGCGGCGCGTGGATCTGGCCTGCCGAGGCGCTGTGTCCCGACGGCCCGCTTGCGGCCGCGAAGCTGGTCGAACTCGCGGCCGAGCGCCCGCTCGCCGATCGCGTCGCCGACGTCGAGACGTACCCGATTCATCGGGACAGCGTCTCGGTGACTGAGAAGGCGGTCGTGATGGAATGGGTTCACGAAGCGGTCGAAGACCGATACGACGACGTCACGACCCTCGATGGCGTGCGCGTGGATCTGGGTGACGCCTGGTTCCTGATTCGGGCCAGCGGGACCCAACCACTCGTCCGGATCACGGCCGAAGCGCGTGACCCGGATCGCGCCACGAGCGTCTTCGAAGAGGCCAGAGAGATCGTCTCCCAGGCCCACGAGTGA
- a CDS encoding DUF7563 family protein: protein MPHCQNCGAFVTAAYARVFTPNGVDQPRVCPQCEDKIRDGADVREARSTRRG, encoded by the coding sequence ATGCCGCATTGTCAGAACTGCGGTGCGTTCGTTACCGCCGCATACGCACGCGTTTTTACGCCGAACGGAGTAGATCAGCCGCGGGTCTGTCCGCAGTGCGAGGACAAGATCCGAGACGGTGCCGACGTGCGGGAGGCGAGGTCGACTCGGCGCGGATAA
- a CDS encoding DUF7090 family protein: MDYTLAIDGAPETVPGGTGILLIHPSTGETDRVDTDFLSTDTDHFLVVSTRTTAREVTQKIEHYEVDEQKATILDALSVERGYTRRRSDDVRYVSAPDDFDGIVDEVQAFLSTTEGKRRISVDSLTEMLYYADEDRTEAAVEDLLDLLVEYDAVGLFHLARGVHDEERIETFRSLFEGVIELESDGSLTASF; the protein is encoded by the coding sequence ATGGACTACACCCTGGCGATCGACGGCGCGCCGGAGACCGTCCCGGGGGGGACGGGCATTCTGTTGATCCACCCGAGTACTGGAGAGACCGACCGCGTCGATACCGACTTCCTCTCGACCGATACCGATCACTTCCTGGTCGTCTCGACGCGGACGACCGCCCGCGAAGTCACCCAGAAGATCGAACACTACGAGGTCGACGAACAGAAGGCGACGATCCTCGACGCACTCTCGGTCGAACGGGGGTACACCCGCCGCCGGAGCGACGACGTCCGGTACGTCTCCGCGCCCGACGACTTCGACGGCATCGTCGACGAAGTCCAGGCGTTCCTCTCGACGACCGAGGGCAAGCGCCGGATCAGCGTCGACTCCCTGACCGAGATGCTGTATTACGCCGACGAGGACCGGACCGAGGCCGCCGTCGAGGACCTCCTCGACCTGCTCGTCGAATACGACGCCGTGGGCCTGTTCCATCTCGCGCGCGGCGTCCACGACGAGGAACGCATCGAGACGTTTCGGTCGCTGTTCGAGGGCGTCATCGAACTCGAATCTGACGGATCGCTAACTGCTTCGTTTTGA
- a CDS encoding DUF2391 family protein, with protein sequence MVGPPRYKLADTAQQIVGGFLLAGPFVVTEEVWTLAQGMTRVHALATAVLVAVIGYGALYQADDDRDPDTEAEVVGLPLRFLSLVLVAFGSVAILAILFGAPATFLPELTGVERLEVTLRAINVGAIFSVVGAATADSVF encoded by the coding sequence ATGGTCGGACCGCCGCGGTACAAACTGGCAGACACTGCCCAGCAGATCGTCGGTGGGTTCCTGCTTGCGGGACCGTTCGTCGTGACCGAGGAGGTCTGGACGCTGGCACAGGGGATGACGCGCGTTCACGCTCTGGCGACGGCAGTGCTGGTCGCCGTCATCGGCTACGGCGCGCTCTATCAGGCCGACGACGACCGCGACCCCGACACCGAGGCCGAAGTCGTCGGGTTGCCACTTCGATTTCTCTCGCTCGTGTTGGTGGCCTTCGGCTCGGTGGCCATCCTGGCGATCCTCTTTGGCGCACCGGCGACGTTTCTCCCGGAGCTAACCGGTGTCGAACGCCTGGAAGTCACGCTGCGGGCGATCAACGTCGGTGCGATCTTCAGCGTCGTCGGGGCGGCGACCGCCGACAGCGTCTTCTGA
- the cca gene encoding CCA tRNA nucleotidyltransferase produces the protein MAEELSSVLQAVRQRVEPTDAEHERLEQAAREVIDRAEAALEERGIDGDVMLVGSTARNTWIAGDRDVDVFVRFPPDTDRETLESVGLEIGHAVLPDGHEEYAEHPYVVGEVDGYDVDLVPCYDVKEATAIQSAVDRTPFHTEYLQARLDDDLADDVRLAKAFLKGIGVYGSDLRTQGFSGYLTELLVLEHGGFRPLIEAAAEWHPPVRFDPEDHGAATFDDDLVVIDPTDPERNVAAALSTANLARFQHYARELLADPRESLFEPADSDPLDPPAVRAAFDERGTTPVAMTFETPDLVDDDLYPQLEKSLDGIRGLLDQHGFDVLRAAAFADERAVLLFELEVAERPAIERHVGPPVHVREHAEGFYEKYADSDVYGPFVRDDRYVVERTREFRTAEELLESDAIYEVALGTDVESALRSAYSTLVGPAVSELTANFGTELARYLDPKP, from the coding sequence ATGGCTGAGGAGCTTTCGAGCGTTCTCCAGGCGGTTCGACAGCGCGTCGAGCCGACCGACGCCGAACACGAACGTCTCGAGCAGGCGGCCCGCGAGGTGATCGACCGGGCTGAAGCGGCCCTCGAGGAACGCGGGATCGACGGCGACGTCATGCTCGTCGGCTCCACCGCCCGCAACACCTGGATCGCCGGTGACCGCGACGTCGACGTCTTCGTCCGGTTCCCGCCCGATACCGACCGTGAGACGCTCGAATCCGTCGGCCTCGAGATCGGCCACGCCGTGCTGCCCGACGGCCACGAGGAGTACGCCGAACACCCCTACGTCGTCGGCGAAGTCGACGGCTACGATGTCGATCTCGTCCCCTGCTACGACGTCAAAGAGGCGACCGCGATCCAGTCGGCCGTCGATCGAACGCCGTTCCACACCGAATATCTCCAGGCCCGCCTCGACGACGACCTCGCCGACGACGTCCGCCTCGCGAAAGCCTTCCTCAAGGGGATTGGCGTCTACGGCAGCGACCTCCGGACCCAGGGGTTCTCCGGCTATCTCACCGAACTGCTCGTCCTCGAACACGGCGGCTTCCGGCCGTTGATCGAGGCCGCGGCCGAGTGGCACCCGCCCGTCCGCTTCGATCCGGAAGATCACGGCGCGGCGACGTTCGACGACGACCTCGTCGTCATCGACCCGACCGACCCCGAACGCAACGTCGCCGCGGCACTCTCGACGGCCAACCTCGCGCGCTTCCAGCACTACGCACGCGAGCTACTCGCTGACCCTCGCGAGTCGCTGTTCGAACCCGCAGACTCCGACCCACTCGATCCGCCAGCGGTCCGGGCCGCCTTCGACGAGCGCGGGACCACACCCGTCGCGATGACGTTCGAGACGCCCGATCTCGTCGACGACGATCTCTACCCGCAACTGGAGAAGTCACTCGACGGCATTCGCGGGTTACTCGACCAGCACGGCTTCGACGTGTTGCGCGCGGCCGCCTTCGCCGACGAGCGGGCAGTCCTGCTCTTCGAACTCGAAGTCGCCGAGCGACCGGCGATCGAACGCCACGTCGGGCCCCCGGTCCACGTCCGCGAACACGCCGAGGGATTTTACGAGAAATACGCCGACAGCGACGTCTACGGGCCGTTCGTGCGCGACGACCGATACGTCGTCGAGCGCACCCGGGAGTTCCGGACTGCCGAGGAGTTACTCGAAAGCGACGCGATCTACGAGGTTGCGCTCGGAACGGACGTCGAGAGTGCCCTCCGATCGGCATACTCGACGCTGGTCGGCCCAGCAGTGAGTGAACTTACAGCGAACTTCGGGACCGAACTGGCGCGTTATCTCGACCCGAAGCCCTGA
- a CDS encoding histone deacetylase family protein has protein sequence MKFGYRELCLEHDTGSRHPESPDRLRAIKRTLAETDHVEYVPANDLPRDAVHGIHDDEYLRDVRQFCANGGGNWDADTVAVEATWDAAMASAALATWAAREALDGADGADTPFALGRPPGHHAVEDDAMGFCFLNNAAVAAEHALDREDVENVAILDFDVHHGNGTQDIFYDRSDVYYASFHEEGLYPGTGDVGETGVDAGRGRTLNVPFPSGSGDADYLAVYEEVIAPEFEAYDPDLLIVSAGFDAHENDPISRMLVSTGGYGVLAERLRTLTDRIDAGLAFVLEGGYGLETLSSGVREIQEVLNGTEPATIDAEPTDGGRNVLESLIYQGFGSR, from the coding sequence ATGAAGTTTGGGTATCGCGAGCTCTGTCTCGAACACGACACCGGCAGTCGGCATCCGGAGAGTCCCGACCGACTGCGGGCGATCAAGCGCACGCTCGCCGAGACCGACCACGTCGAGTACGTGCCGGCGAACGATCTCCCTCGTGACGCCGTCCACGGGATCCACGACGACGAGTATCTCCGGGACGTCCGGCAGTTCTGTGCCAATGGGGGCGGCAACTGGGACGCCGACACCGTCGCCGTCGAAGCGACCTGGGACGCGGCGATGGCGAGTGCGGCGCTCGCCACGTGGGCCGCACGCGAGGCGCTCGACGGGGCCGACGGCGCGGACACGCCGTTCGCGCTGGGTCGGCCACCGGGCCATCACGCCGTCGAGGACGACGCCATGGGCTTTTGTTTCCTCAACAACGCTGCCGTCGCGGCCGAACACGCGCTGGACCGCGAGGACGTCGAGAACGTTGCCATCCTCGATTTCGACGTTCACCACGGCAACGGGACCCAGGACATCTTCTACGATCGTAGCGATGTCTACTACGCGTCCTTCCACGAGGAGGGTCTGTACCCCGGGACGGGCGACGTTGGAGAGACTGGTGTCGACGCGGGGCGCGGCCGCACGCTGAACGTTCCGTTCCCCTCGGGGAGCGGTGACGCCGATTACCTCGCGGTCTACGAGGAGGTCATCGCCCCCGAGTTCGAGGCGTACGACCCGGATCTCCTCATCGTCAGTGCGGGCTTCGACGCCCACGAGAACGACCCGATCTCCCGGATGCTCGTCTCGACGGGCGGGTATGGCGTGCTCGCGGAGCGCCTCCGGACGCTCACGGACCGCATCGACGCCGGACTCGCCTTCGTCCTCGAAGGCGGGTACGGCCTCGAGACGCTCTCCTCTGGTGTTCGTGAGATTCAGGAAGTCCTCAACGGGACGGAACCGGCGACGATCGACGCCGAGCCGACCGACGGCGGACGGAACGTCCTCGAGTCGCTGATCTATCAGGGCTTCGGGTCGAGATAA
- a CDS encoding histone family protein has translation MSVELPFAPVDSIIRRNADGLRVSAEATEALTRRIQSRGAALAVDAAAAASADGRKTLMATDFGVEGVPEKDELELPIAPVDRIARLDIDDRYRVAMDARIALASILEREADNVAAAAALLAEHAGRRTIKAADVERYAELTNYVE, from the coding sequence ATGAGCGTCGAGCTACCGTTTGCCCCCGTGGATTCGATCATCCGGCGCAACGCCGACGGACTGCGGGTGAGCGCCGAAGCGACCGAGGCACTCACCCGCCGCATCCAGTCGCGGGGGGCCGCGCTGGCCGTCGACGCCGCGGCGGCGGCCAGCGCCGACGGACGGAAGACGCTGATGGCGACGGATTTCGGGGTGGAAGGGGTACCCGAGAAAGACGAACTCGAACTCCCGATCGCCCCGGTCGATCGTATCGCACGCCTCGACATCGACGACCGGTATCGCGTCGCGATGGACGCACGCATCGCGCTGGCGTCGATCCTGGAGCGTGAGGCTGACAACGTCGCGGCCGCGGCGGCACTGCTGGCCGAGCACGCCGGCCGCCGAACGATCAAGGCAGCGGACGTTGAACGCTACGCCGAACTGACCAACTACGTTGAATGA